A single Blastopirellula retiformator DNA region contains:
- a CDS encoding metallophosphoesterase family protein, which yields MTTRIAYFGGVYNNYLALEAAIADAKGRGVDQMFCLGDLGAFGPHPDRVFPLLHDHAIQVVRGNYDDSIGHGLDDCQCGYTDPRDNHFAQISYDYTLQNTSSDNRAYLRTLPPEIELEIEGKRILLCHGSPRRTNEFLWESTTSTSFLDWLCKERQADLILATHTGIHWGRELANRGAFVNVGALGRPANNGQTEVWYTIVTIDAQAGIRWQFVPLAYDFRRLSREMQAERLPPEFIETVETGWWTTCLEVLPAKERRTGRY from the coding sequence ATGACGACGCGAATCGCCTACTTTGGCGGCGTCTACAACAACTATCTAGCGCTCGAGGCGGCGATTGCCGACGCGAAGGGGCGCGGCGTCGATCAGATGTTTTGCCTGGGCGATCTCGGCGCATTCGGGCCCCATCCCGATCGGGTCTTTCCGCTGCTGCACGATCACGCAATCCAGGTCGTTCGCGGAAACTATGACGATTCGATCGGTCATGGCCTCGACGATTGCCAATGCGGCTACACCGATCCCCGCGACAACCACTTTGCCCAGATCAGCTACGACTACACGCTGCAGAACACCTCCAGCGACAATCGCGCCTACCTGCGAACGCTCCCTCCCGAGATCGAGCTAGAGATCGAAGGGAAGCGAATCTTACTTTGTCATGGTAGCCCGCGACGGACCAACGAATTTTTATGGGAATCGACGACGTCGACTTCCTTTTTGGACTGGCTTTGCAAGGAGCGGCAAGCCGATCTGATTCTGGCGACCCATACCGGCATTCATTGGGGGCGCGAGCTAGCGAACCGCGGGGCGTTTGTGAACGTAGGTGCCTTAGGTCGGCCGGCCAACAATGGCCAGACCGAGGTTTGGTACACAATCGTCACCATCGACGCTCAGGCCGGTATCCGCTGGCAGTTTGTGCCGCTGGCCTACGACTTTCGCCGTTTGAGCCGAGAAATGCAGGCCGAACGGCTTCCGCCGGAGTTTATCGAAACGGTCGAGACCGGCTGGTGGACGACCTGCCTAGAGGTATTGCCCGCCAAAGAGCGCCGCACTGGGCGATATTAA
- a CDS encoding glycosyltransferase family 39 protein, translating to MTDSPFSWNVPLASRLFWRSLLLIALLGLGLRLLPLRESLWLDELHTAWVIDGDVSEIPRRAIEGNNGPLFFWLERLVVELFGASEWTLRMPSVVCGVTTLVLIGVLVRRWSGSGLAGITAALLVAVDRDMVFYATEARSYAAAQLGCLLLFALTMRLWRDFDRRTAVLWTLTAALTIHLHLTAALLVAACLPPLLLAAWGHRAWGRLALMLAGLGVGLLPLYPQLALVYSRRLNWTQFIHAGSSFRIIEILPIIPFGLAPLAIALVGNKLLPGRQADERQRNWTAHYVWTIFATLAPIAVAWYVTYLEITPLFLRRYLIGSQAMLFVWAGLNVARIEFRGLRILVAVTMASSIFFFHLPDHWTHQRRQDWRGAIATIDQLELPPEATLMVSSGLIESNELVANDDALADFCRLPVAALYRPQTPFPQVIPLRNGDPELLQPWQADMVTEPQTIVVMEPGDPAFAAELAVKAAQSLPWASTTRILPGHRGMRVVLVTPAEESASD from the coding sequence GTGACCGATTCGCCTTTCTCCTGGAATGTCCCTCTCGCCAGTCGCCTGTTTTGGCGATCGCTGTTGCTGATTGCGCTGTTGGGACTGGGGCTGCGGCTGCTCCCCTTGCGAGAAAGTCTCTGGCTCGACGAACTGCATACGGCCTGGGTGATCGATGGCGACGTCAGCGAGATCCCCCGCCGCGCGATCGAAGGGAATAACGGCCCCCTCTTTTTCTGGCTCGAGCGGCTGGTTGTCGAGCTGTTTGGCGCCAGCGAGTGGACCTTGCGGATGCCATCGGTCGTCTGCGGCGTGACGACGTTGGTTCTGATCGGCGTTTTGGTGCGGCGTTGGAGCGGATCGGGACTGGCCGGCATTACGGCAGCGCTGCTGGTCGCCGTCGACCGCGACATGGTGTTTTATGCGACCGAGGCTCGATCGTACGCCGCGGCGCAGCTAGGCTGTTTGTTGCTGTTCGCCCTGACGATGCGGCTGTGGCGCGACTTTGATCGGCGGACGGCGGTGCTCTGGACGCTGACGGCGGCGCTCACGATCCATTTGCATTTGACGGCGGCATTGCTGGTCGCCGCTTGTTTGCCGCCGCTGTTGTTGGCCGCTTGGGGACATCGGGCCTGGGGACGATTGGCGTTGATGTTGGCCGGGCTGGGCGTCGGCCTGTTGCCCCTTTATCCGCAGCTGGCGCTCGTCTACTCGCGACGGCTCAACTGGACGCAGTTCATTCATGCCGGATCGTCGTTTCGAATCATCGAGATCCTCCCGATCATTCCGTTCGGGCTGGCGCCGCTGGCGATCGCGCTGGTCGGCAACAAGCTGCTGCCAGGCCGACAGGCGGACGAACGACAGCGAAACTGGACCGCACATTACGTCTGGACAATCTTCGCCACGCTGGCGCCGATTGCGGTTGCGTGGTACGTCACCTACCTCGAGATCACGCCACTGTTTTTGCGACGGTACTTGATCGGCAGTCAGGCGATGTTGTTTGTCTGGGCGGGGCTGAATGTCGCCCGGATCGAGTTCCGCGGTCTCCGCATCTTGGTCGCGGTGACGATGGCCAGTTCGATCTTCTTCTTTCACCTGCCCGATCACTGGACCCATCAGCGGCGGCAAGATTGGCGAGGAGCGATCGCCACGATCGACCAGTTAGAACTGCCGCCGGAAGCGACGCTGATGGTTTCGTCGGGCTTGATCGAATCGAATGAGCTGGTCGCCAACGACGACGCGCTGGCCGACTTCTGTCGGCTGCCGGTCGCGGCCCTGTATCGGCCGCAGACGCCGTTTCCCCAGGTGATCCCGCTTCGCAATGGCGATCCCGAATTGCTGCAGCCCTGGCAGGCCGACATGGTCACCGAGCCGCAGACGATCGTGGTGATGGAGCCGGGCGATCCGGCGTTTGCCGCCGAGTTGGCGGTCAAAGCGGCCCAGTCGCTGCCATGGGCGTCGACTACCCGCATCTTGCCGGGACATCGCGGCATGCGGGTCGTGTTGGTGACGCCGGCGGAAGAGTCGGCCAGCGACTAG
- a CDS encoding ExeA family protein, which produces MYEDYWNLSTRPFENTAIPAFYYPAESAQGTLLKLRYAVENRRGAALLTGGEGLGKSLMASLLLQQLPEQFTPKVHVVFPYMPADQLLAYIVRELVGVEQSATTSIADSVQAIRRGLSENTKAGNHAVLVIDEAHLVADFNALETLRLLTNLETDGLLDLTLLLVGQTEILPALKRTPAFETRLAVKCMVKPLSADETASYVLHRLTTAGARREIIEAAALARLHEITGGAPRRINRLCDLALLIAFAEEQTVISAEQIEAVNEELVAVSTD; this is translated from the coding sequence ATGTACGAAGACTACTGGAATCTGAGCACTCGCCCGTTTGAAAATACGGCGATTCCGGCGTTCTACTACCCGGCCGAGTCGGCCCAGGGAACGTTGTTGAAATTGCGGTACGCGGTCGAAAATCGTCGCGGCGCGGCGCTGCTAACCGGCGGCGAAGGGCTGGGGAAAAGCTTGATGGCTTCTCTCTTGCTGCAGCAACTGCCCGAGCAGTTTACGCCGAAGGTCCACGTCGTCTTTCCGTACATGCCGGCCGACCAACTGTTGGCCTACATCGTGCGCGAGCTGGTTGGCGTTGAGCAATCGGCCACCACGTCGATCGCCGACAGCGTCCAGGCGATCCGCCGCGGACTGAGCGAGAACACCAAAGCGGGCAACCATGCGGTGCTGGTCATCGACGAAGCTCACCTGGTCGCCGATTTCAACGCCCTAGAAACGTTGCGGCTGCTGACCAATCTGGAGACCGACGGGTTGCTCGACCTGACGCTGCTGTTGGTCGGCCAGACCGAGATCTTACCGGCGCTGAAGCGGACCCCGGCCTTTGAGACGCGCCTGGCGGTCAAATGCATGGTCAAGCCTTTGTCGGCCGACGAAACTGCGTCCTATGTGCTGCATCGTCTGACGACGGCCGGGGCTCGGCGAGAGATTATTGAGGCCGCGGCCCTGGCGCGACTGCACGAGATCACCGGCGGCGCCCCACGGCGGATCAATCGGCTGTGCGACTTGGCCCTGTTGATCGCCTTCGCCGAAGAGCAAACGGTGATTTCGGCCGAGCAGATCGAAGCGGTCAACGAAGAGCTGGTCGCCGTTTCGACCGATTAG
- a CDS encoding P-loop NTPase family protein: MSSVDRAFIRAYGPEVPTSDDPAAEYSRSVPVFPGGPTVEQLYEWRKKGLRIDLPGSPTNEGDLGDLAAESEEDEAPTPEASVFDASAQNTAAVAAAVDRILKRVRAEKEAAPPVAEVSPAPSPPKVNKPEAKQPAPEKLAPEKQPAKSIAPPAGKTSDRLEWESMLTTSSAAPKNVTFRPQWEAPRFAWPATIEMLLERGFEGFAEVRDRLTEVSGQGKKVVAVYSFAAGEGCSTLTLCLAKMLAGGGMKTAIVDASDTNPELATRLGVRVEHGWEAIAEGGPTVEDAAIHSVIDDLTLAPSLAKGTPEKLDQMLQSMKGSYDMILVDVGQVHDVPNKVSQIDAAMIVRDLRISDDSQVAEVVRRLAGAGISILGVTENFVG; this comes from the coding sequence ATGAGTTCTGTAGATCGAGCCTTCATTCGTGCGTACGGCCCCGAAGTTCCGACCTCGGACGATCCCGCTGCCGAATATTCCCGCAGCGTTCCCGTCTTTCCGGGCGGACCGACGGTCGAACAACTGTATGAGTGGCGGAAGAAGGGATTGCGGATCGACTTGCCGGGTTCACCGACCAACGAGGGTGATCTAGGCGATTTGGCCGCGGAGTCGGAAGAAGACGAAGCCCCAACGCCGGAAGCGTCGGTCTTTGACGCGTCAGCCCAAAACACGGCCGCCGTCGCCGCCGCCGTCGATCGCATCTTGAAGCGGGTCCGGGCCGAAAAAGAAGCGGCCCCGCCGGTCGCCGAAGTGTCCCCTGCCCCGTCGCCGCCGAAAGTCAACAAGCCGGAAGCCAAGCAACCGGCACCCGAGAAATTGGCCCCCGAGAAGCAGCCTGCCAAGTCGATCGCTCCCCCTGCGGGCAAAACCAGCGATCGCCTGGAATGGGAAAGCATGCTGACCACCAGCAGCGCCGCCCCGAAAAACGTGACGTTCCGTCCGCAGTGGGAAGCTCCCCGGTTCGCCTGGCCGGCGACGATCGAGATGCTTTTGGAACGGGGCTTTGAAGGCTTCGCCGAAGTGCGGGATCGCCTGACCGAAGTGAGCGGCCAAGGAAAGAAAGTGGTCGCCGTCTACAGCTTCGCCGCTGGCGAAGGTTGCTCGACGTTGACGCTCTGCCTGGCCAAGATGCTGGCCGGCGGCGGTATGAAAACCGCCATCGTCGACGCCAGCGACACTAATCCCGAGTTGGCCACCCGGTTGGGCGTGCGGGTCGAACATGGCTGGGAAGCGATCGCCGAAGGTGGTCCGACGGTCGAAGATGCGGCGATTCATTCGGTCATCGACGATCTGACCCTGGCGCCAAGCCTGGCGAAAGGAACGCCGGAGAAACTCGATCAAATGCTGCAGAGCATGAAAGGGAGCTACGACATGATCCTGGTCGACGTTGGCCAGGTCCATGACGTGCCGAACAAAGTGAGTCAGATCGACGCCGCCATGATCGTTCGCGATCTGCGGATCTCGGACGACTCGCAGGTGGCGGAAGTCGTGCGGCGTCTGGCAGGCGCCGGAATTTCGATCCTGGGCGTCACCGAAAATTTCGTCGGTTAA
- the metH gene encoding methionine synthase gives MAIATPNKPQHLIYNELDKRILILDGAMGTMVQRHKLDEDAVRGPQFQGFHKDLKNFTDILCLTRPEIIEQIHRDFLEAGADIIETNTFGATPVAMEEFDLAHLATDVNIAAVKLARKVADEFNEKTPNKRRFVAGSIGPTSRTASMSPKVEDPGFRNITFQQLVDSYLVQIAAMAEAGADLLFPETSFDTLNMKACLFAIEKYFKDNNVEMPVMGSVTITDESGRTLSGQTVEAFWNSVSHFPLLSIGVNCALGADKMRPYVQELASISNSYVSCHPNAGLPNEFGEYDETPDQMAATLTTFADNGWINIVGGCCGTSPNHIRAIAEAVRDKPPRQRGTPPDYTRLSGQESFTILPTSNFTMIGERTNVTGSRRFARLIREELFEEAIAVALDQVNNGANVIDINMDDALLDGEAAMARYLNLIAAEPDISRVPIMIDSSKWSVIEAGLRCVQGKPIVNSISLKEGEEDFLAKARLVRSYGAAVVVMAFDETGQAVEKDDKVRICKRAYDLLVNEVGFPPSDIIFDPNILTVATGIEEHNNYALNFIEACREIKQVCPGAMISGGVSNVSFSFRGNDFVREAIHACFLYHAIKAGLDMGIVNAGQLAVYDEVEPELRDLIEDVLFNRREDATERLVDYAESVKDRKAGGKGVTEDLSWREGTVQERLSHALVKGIDKYVVEDTEEARSHYERCLHIIEGPLMDGMNVVGDLFGAGKMFLPQVVKSARVMKKAVAYLLPFMEEEKAAAGEAAQDARGKILMATVKGDVHDIGKNIVGVVLGCNNYEVIDLGVMVNCDKILAAAKQHGVDAIGLSGLITPSLDEMVHVAKEMEAAGFDIPLLIGGATTSAKHTAVKIAPAYHGTTVHVLDASRSVGVVDRLLSQDMKADFIEKNRQLQADLVASYKKRQEVKLVSLEHARRNKFATDWLAVDIRTPSFLGVRTLPKVSLAELRQYIDWTPFFMSWELKGKFPKIFEDSYVGVEAKKLYEDANALLDKIVAEALFTANGVYAFWPANSDGDDIVLYSDDERKTEIGRMHTIRQQWERKGQKDFRALSDYIAPIDSGRKDFLGGFAVTTGIGCQDLASKFDADHDDYNSIMTKALADRLAEAFAEWLHAKARTDWGFGGDENLSNEEMIAEQYRGIRPAAGYPAQPDHTEKRQLFDLLEVEKNAGIELTESMAMMPAASVSGLYFAHPNSRYFAVDRMTREQVADYAKRKGTTLAEMERWLAPNLGYDPDEA, from the coding sequence ATGGCGATCGCGACTCCCAACAAACCCCAGCATCTGATCTACAACGAACTCGACAAGCGGATCCTGATCCTCGACGGAGCGATGGGAACCATGGTCCAGCGGCACAAGCTGGATGAAGACGCGGTGCGCGGTCCTCAGTTCCAAGGCTTCCACAAAGACCTGAAGAACTTCACCGACATTCTCTGCCTGACCCGGCCCGAGATCATCGAGCAGATCCATCGCGATTTCCTGGAAGCTGGCGCCGATATCATCGAGACCAATACCTTTGGCGCCACGCCGGTCGCGATGGAAGAGTTCGATCTTGCGCATCTGGCGACCGACGTCAACATCGCTGCGGTCAAGCTGGCCCGCAAGGTGGCGGACGAGTTCAACGAAAAGACGCCCAACAAGCGGCGGTTCGTCGCCGGCTCGATCGGTCCGACCAGCCGCACCGCGTCGATGTCTCCCAAGGTCGAAGACCCCGGCTTCCGCAACATCACCTTCCAGCAACTGGTCGATTCGTACCTGGTGCAGATCGCGGCGATGGCCGAAGCAGGCGCCGACCTGCTGTTCCCCGAGACGTCGTTCGACACCCTCAATATGAAGGCGTGCCTCTTTGCGATCGAGAAGTATTTCAAAGATAACAACGTCGAAATGCCGGTGATGGGCTCGGTCACGATCACCGACGAAAGCGGTCGTACCCTCAGCGGTCAGACGGTCGAAGCGTTTTGGAACTCCGTCTCGCACTTCCCGCTGCTCAGCATCGGCGTCAACTGCGCGCTCGGCGCCGACAAGATGCGTCCCTACGTGCAAGAGCTGGCCTCGATCTCCAACTCGTACGTCAGCTGCCATCCCAACGCCGGCCTGCCGAACGAGTTTGGTGAGTATGACGAAACGCCCGACCAAATGGCGGCGACTCTGACCACCTTTGCCGACAACGGCTGGATCAACATCGTCGGCGGCTGCTGCGGCACGTCGCCCAACCATATCCGTGCGATCGCCGAAGCGGTCCGCGACAAACCGCCGCGTCAGCGCGGGACGCCTCCCGACTATACCCGGCTGTCAGGCCAGGAATCGTTCACCATTCTGCCGACCTCCAACTTCACGATGATCGGCGAACGAACCAACGTCACCGGCTCGCGGCGGTTCGCCCGGCTGATTCGGGAAGAGCTGTTTGAAGAAGCGATCGCGGTGGCGCTCGATCAGGTCAACAACGGCGCCAACGTCATCGACATCAACATGGACGACGCTTTGCTCGACGGCGAAGCGGCGATGGCCCGCTACTTGAACCTGATCGCCGCCGAGCCTGACATCAGCCGAGTGCCGATCATGATCGACAGCTCAAAATGGTCGGTCATCGAGGCAGGCCTGCGCTGCGTGCAAGGCAAGCCGATCGTCAACTCGATCAGTTTGAAAGAAGGGGAAGAGGACTTCCTGGCCAAGGCCCGCCTGGTGCGCAGCTATGGCGCCGCGGTCGTCGTGATGGCGTTTGACGAAACCGGTCAGGCGGTCGAAAAAGACGATAAGGTCCGCATCTGTAAGCGGGCCTACGACCTGCTCGTCAACGAGGTCGGCTTCCCTCCGAGCGACATCATCTTTGACCCCAACATCCTGACGGTCGCCACCGGCATCGAAGAGCACAACAACTACGCCCTCAACTTCATCGAAGCTTGCCGCGAGATCAAACAGGTCTGCCCCGGCGCCATGATCTCGGGCGGCGTCAGTAACGTCTCATTCTCATTCCGCGGTAACGACTTCGTCCGCGAGGCGATTCACGCCTGCTTCCTGTACCACGCCATTAAGGCGGGCCTGGACATGGGCATCGTCAACGCCGGTCAGCTGGCCGTGTATGACGAGGTCGAACCAGAGCTGCGCGATTTGATCGAAGACGTGCTCTTCAATCGTCGCGAAGACGCCACTGAACGGCTGGTCGACTATGCCGAGTCGGTCAAAGACCGCAAGGCAGGCGGCAAAGGGGTGACCGAAGATCTCTCGTGGCGGGAAGGAACCGTTCAAGAACGTCTGTCGCACGCCCTGGTGAAGGGGATCGACAAGTACGTCGTCGAAGATACCGAAGAGGCCCGCTCGCACTACGAGAGATGCCTGCACATCATCGAAGGGCCGCTGATGGACGGCATGAACGTCGTCGGCGACCTGTTTGGCGCCGGCAAGATGTTTTTGCCCCAGGTGGTCAAGAGCGCCCGCGTGATGAAGAAGGCGGTCGCTTACCTTCTGCCGTTTATGGAAGAAGAGAAAGCGGCGGCCGGCGAAGCGGCGCAAGATGCTCGCGGCAAGATCTTGATGGCGACCGTCAAAGGGGACGTCCACGACATCGGCAAGAACATCGTCGGCGTCGTCTTGGGCTGTAACAACTACGAGGTGATCGACCTGGGCGTGATGGTCAACTGCGACAAGATCCTGGCCGCCGCCAAACAGCATGGCGTCGACGCGATCGGCCTGTCGGGCTTGATCACGCCGAGCCTCGACGAAATGGTCCACGTCGCCAAAGAGATGGAAGCCGCCGGCTTTGACATTCCGCTCTTGATCGGCGGCGCCACCACCAGCGCCAAGCATACCGCGGTGAAGATCGCCCCGGCTTATCATGGCACGACGGTCCATGTGCTCGACGCTTCGCGCAGCGTCGGCGTGGTCGATCGCCTGCTCAGCCAAGACATGAAGGCCGACTTCATCGAGAAGAACCGGCAACTGCAGGCCGACCTGGTCGCGTCGTACAAGAAACGGCAAGAGGTGAAGCTCGTTTCGCTGGAACATGCCCGCCGCAACAAGTTCGCCACCGATTGGCTGGCGGTCGACATTCGCACTCCCAGCTTCCTCGGCGTGCGAACGCTGCCGAAGGTTTCGCTGGCCGAACTGCGCCAGTACATCGACTGGACGCCGTTCTTCATGTCGTGGGAACTGAAAGGAAAGTTCCCGAAGATCTTTGAAGACTCGTACGTCGGCGTCGAAGCGAAAAAGCTGTACGAAGACGCCAACGCGCTGCTCGACAAGATCGTCGCCGAAGCGTTGTTTACCGCCAACGGCGTCTACGCCTTCTGGCCCGCCAACAGCGACGGCGACGACATCGTCCTGTATAGCGACGATGAGCGGAAGACCGAGATCGGCCGCATGCACACCATCCGGCAACAATGGGAACGCAAAGGCCAAAAAGACTTCCGCGCTCTGTCCGACTATATCGCGCCGATCGACTCAGGCCGCAAGGATTTCCTCGGCGGATTTGCGGTGACGACCGGTATCGGCTGCCAAGACCTGGCCAGCAAGTTCGACGCCGATCATGACGACTACAACTCGATCATGACCAAGGCCCTGGCCGATCGTCTGGCCGAAGCGTTCGCCGAATGGCTGCACGCCAAGGCCCGCACCGACTGGGGCTTTGGCGGCGATGAGAACCTGAGCAACGAAGAGATGATCGCCGAGCAGTACCGCGGCATCCGTCCGGCGGCCGGCTACCCCGCGCAGCCTGACCATACCGAGAAGCGTCAGCTATTCGATCTGCTGGAAGTGGAGAAGAACGCCGGGATCGAATTGACCGAAAGCATGGCGATGATGCCGGCGGCCAGCGTCTCCGGCCTTTACTTCGCCCATCCGAACTCACGGTACTTCGCCGTCGACCGAATGACCCGCGAGCAAGTCGCCGACTACGCCAAACGCAAAGGAACGACCCTGGCCGAAATGGAACGCTGGCTGGCGCCAAACCTGGGCTACGACCCCGACGAAGCGTAA
- a CDS encoding CBS domain-containing protein yields MPSLDTISEKLSGVVRDVMTVKVHTATVGTHVKIVAGLMARHGLRRIIIVDEKKRVIGVVSQRDVVRSMMKPEEPDELPREIQHLITRERPVTVSPDVPLAKAALVLATNKIGCLPVVGLRQELRGVLSTSDLIHHLAEVQEGEVENSFRMYSPMNEAKVKIPAYIRKVNGDLVIPMNNIKNRKARLDRVVLGYDPPSSRILVKFVRGTVEDAIATKIADSNLVIPAHGFVRHFDLIGKSSAFDVVDHNESKFLVLSPRQSGDNQAPGPGST; encoded by the coding sequence ATGCCTTCACTCGATACCATATCGGAAAAACTGAGCGGCGTCGTCCGCGATGTGATGACGGTAAAGGTGCATACCGCCACGGTCGGTACGCACGTGAAGATCGTCGCTGGACTCATGGCGCGCCATGGTCTGCGGCGGATCATCATTGTCGATGAGAAGAAGCGCGTAATCGGGGTCGTGTCGCAGCGTGACGTCGTACGCTCGATGATGAAGCCGGAAGAGCCGGACGAATTGCCGCGGGAAATTCAGCATCTGATCACGCGCGAACGACCGGTGACCGTTTCGCCCGACGTTCCCTTGGCCAAAGCGGCCTTGGTGTTGGCGACCAACAAGATCGGCTGTCTGCCGGTGGTTGGATTGCGGCAAGAACTGCGCGGCGTGCTAAGCACGTCCGACTTGATCCATCACTTGGCCGAAGTGCAGGAAGGCGAGGTCGAAAACTCGTTCCGCATGTACTCGCCCATGAACGAGGCGAAGGTCAAGATTCCGGCTTACATCCGCAAGGTCAACGGCGACCTGGTGATTCCGATGAACAACATCAAGAATCGCAAGGCCCGACTCGACCGCGTGGTGCTCGGCTACGATCCGCCCAGCAGTCGCATCTTGGTGAAGTTCGTCCGCGGCACCGTCGAAGATGCGATCGCCACCAAGATCGCCGACAGCAACCTGGTCATCCCGGCGCACGGCTTCGTGCGGCACTTCGACCTGATTGGCAAGTCATCAGCGTTCGACGTGGTCGACCACAACGAAAGCAAGTTCTTGGTGCTCTCCCCCAGACAGTCCGGCGACAACCAGGCTCCGGGGCCTGGCTCGACGTAG